The following coding sequences lie in one Cloeon dipterum chromosome 1, ieCloDipt1.1, whole genome shotgun sequence genomic window:
- the clu gene encoding clustered mitochondria protein homolog isoform X3 translates to MAPGTQVEGSAADEKAASPTRNADSSAGPAAESAGNKNHAVDDNKMNGDEDNNQEKSEDESGTEPKSNTDEQEVVFIQDMGFTVKIVSPGTEAFDIQVSSMELVQEIHQLLMDREDTCHRTCFSLQLDNVTLDNFAELKNIEGLKEGSVIKVVEELYTMREARIHVRHVRDLLKSLDPADAYNGVDCSSLSFLNVVTQGDITDTPRSSHIREKRKIRPESVDCTPPDFIMPRCKERPILPLQPQAKEHKGPQCIKVLTTSGWNPPPGPRKMHGDLMYLYVVTLEDKHYHITACTRGFFVNQSAEEEFNAKPASPSHLCHSLIELLNQISPAFKKSFAALQKKRTSRHPFERVATPYQVYAWCAPNIDHTIDAIRAEDTFSSKLGYEEHIPGQTRDWNEELQTTRELSRKNLPERLLRERAIFKVHSDFVAAATRGAMAVIDGNVMAINPGEEAKMQMYIWNNIFFSLGFDVRDHYKELGGDAAAFVAPKNDLQGVRVYSAVDLPGLYTLGTVVIDYRGYRVTAQSIIPGILEREQEQSVVYGSIDFGKTVLTHPKYLDLLNKAGQQLKILPHHVINEKDEEIELCSSVECKGIIGNDGRHYILDLLRTFPPDVNFLKLEGEELSKEVRALGFPLEHRHKLSCLRQELIDAFVENRYMMFIKFAAFHLQQLGAKKQKERESRSSQEKEIAKITEVVKDNKEGEEKGAAEREIETEEAKKIVESITDSITSGEKLEMEESTREVVKKAALAVGSLKETEFDVRFNPDVYSPGVRHANLEGDGLKKERQLIKDAAEFLVITQIPSFIRDCLDHTSAPMDGITLSEAMHNRGINIRYLGKIAEMLSKVGQLEYVYSIAVSELVCRSAKHVFTNYMQSVELMSLSAAISHFLNCFLSACVTPHTPQGLDELQSKNAKKRNKRKGRANPLSSPDNLEWTTMTPRSVWNQLKTEMKQYYDWDMPCDSVEQAVERFTLQKISLLRSFCMKTGIQILLREYSFDTKNRLTFYEEDIVNVFPVVKHINPRASDAYNFYTTGQTKIQQGYLKEGYELISEALNLLNNVYGAMHPEIAQCLRMLARLNYIMGDHAEAMSYQQKAVLMSERVNGIDHPYTITEYIHLALYCFANTQVSISLKLLYRARYLTLLVCGENHPEMALLDSNISLILHALGEYELSLRFLEKALELNIKYNGPRSLKVAVTYHLVARTQSCMGDFRSALQNEKETYAIYKHLLGDEHEKTRESSECLRHLTQQAVVLQKKMNDICTGKAGATLPPIQIQTPSMGSVLDMLNVINGILFVQISQQDIENFKAEVEKRQLKESTPESKDGVTKSGNVVVKELEEGFADSPMSVSPIESS, encoded by the exons ATGACAACAAGATGAACGGCGACGAGGACAACAACCAGGAAAAGAGCGAGGACGAGAGCGGCACCGAGCCAAAGTCCAACACGGACGAACAGGAGGTCGTCTTCATCCAGGATATGGGCTTCACAGTCAAGATCGTCTCGCCTGGCACCGAAGCCTTTGATATTCAG GTATCGAGCATGGAATTGGTGCAGGAGATCCACCAGCTGCTGATGGACAGAGAAGATACGTGCCACCGCACTTGCTTCTCGCTGCAGCTGGACAACGTGACGCTGGACAACTTTGCCGAGCTGAAGAACATCGAGGGCCTGAAGGAGGGCTCCGTCATCAAGGTGGTCGAGGAGCTGTACACAATGCGCGAGGCCAGGATACACGTCAGGCACGTGCGAGACCTGCTCAAGAGTCTCGACCCGGCTGACGCGTACAACGGCGTCGACTGCAGCTCGCTCTCCTTCCTCAACGTCGTCACTCAGGGCGACATCACGGACACACCGCGATCATCACATATCAGAG AAAAACGGAAGATTCGCCCAGAGAGTGTGGACTGCACTCCACCAGACTTCATAATGCCCAGGTGCAAAGAAAGACCTATCCTGCCCCTGCAGCCCCAAGCTAAGGAGCACAAGGGACCACAGTGCATTAAG GTATTGACGACGTCAGGGTGGAATCCACCTCCAGGTCCACGGAAAATGCACGGTGACCTGATGTATTTGTACGTGGTTACCCTGGAGGACAAGCACTACCACATCACGGCGTGTACGCGCGGCTTTTTCGTCAATCAGTCGGCTGAGGAGGAGTTCAACGCGAAGCCGGCCTCGCCGAGCCACTTGTGCCACTCGCTCATTGAGCTGCTAAACCAGATCAGCCCGGCCTTCAAGAAGAGTTTCGCCGCCCTGCAGAAGAAGAGGACGTCAAGGCACCCCTTCGAGAGGGTTGCCACGCCTTACCAGGTCTACGCGTGGTGCGCGCCGAACATTGACCACACCATCGACGCCATCAGGGCTGAAGACA CATTTTCTTCCAAGCTGGGTTACGAGGAGCACATTCCCGGACAAACGAGAGACTGGAACGAGGAGCTGCAAACCACCCGAGAGTTATCACGCAAAAATCTGCCTGAGAGACTGTTGCGTGAGCGTGCCATATTCAAGGTTCACAGCGACTTCGTGGCTGCGGCCACCAGAGGTGCCATGGCCGTCATCGACGGTAACGTGATGGCCATCAACCCTGGCGAGGAGGCCAAGATGCAGATGTACATCTGGAACAATATCTTCTTCTCGCTTGGATTTGACGTCAGGGACCACTACAAGGAGCTTGGCGGGGATGCTGCTGCCTTCGTGGCTCCT AAAAATGACTTGCAAGGAGTGCGTGTGTACTCTGCTGTCGACCTGCCCGGCCTGTACACGCTGGGCACTGTTGTCATAGACTACAGAGGCTACAGGGTGACCGCCCAGTCCATAATCCCGGGCATTTTGGAGCGGGAACAGGAGCAGTCTGTCGTCTACGGCTCCATTGACTTTGGGAAAACTGTTCTCACCCATCCCAAATACCTTGACCTG CTCAACAAGGCTGGTCAGCAGTTGAAGATTTTGCCGCACCATGTGATCAACGAGAAGGATGAGGAGATTGAACTGTGTTCTTCCGTCGAGTGCAAGGGAATCATCGGCAACGATGGGCGCCACTACATTCTGGATTTGCTCAGGACTTTCCCCCCAGATGTCAATTTCCTCAAAT tgGAGGGCGAGGAGCTTAGCAAAGAGGTGAGGGCGTTGGGCTTTCCCCTCGAGCACCGGCACAAGCTGAGCTGTCTGCGCCAAGAGCTGATCGACGCTTTTGTTGAGAACCGCTACATGATGTTCATCAAGTTCGCTGCCTTCCACCTTCAGCAGCTGGGCGCAAAGAAGCAGAAGGAACGGGAGAGCAGGAGCAGCCAGGAGAAGGAAATCGCAAAGATCACGGAGGTGGTCAAGGACAACAAGGAGGGCGAGGAGAAAGGCGCTGCCGAGCGGGAAATCGAGACTGAGGAGGCCAAGAAAATCGTCGAGAGCATCACGGACTCGATCACCAGTGGCGAAAAACTCGAAA TGGAGGAGAGCACCAGGGAGGTGGTGAAGAAGGCTGCTCTGGCGGTGGGCTCCCTCAAGGAAACTGAGTTTGATGTCAGGTTCAACCCTGACGTGTACTCCCCTGGCGTCAGGCACGCAAACCTGGAAGGTGACGGACTGAAGAAGGAGCGTCAGCTGATCAAAGACGCGGCTGAGTTCCTTGTTATCACACAAATCCCCAGTTTC ATTCGAGACTGTCTGGACCACACTTCTGCACCAATGGACGGCATAACCTTGTCAGAGGCGATGCACAACCGTGGCATCAATATCAGGTACCTGGGTAAAATCGCCGAAATGCTGTCCAAGGTCGGACAGCTGGAGTACGTGTACTCAATCGCCGTGTCTGAGCTGGTCTGCCGCTCAGCCAAACACGTGTTCACCAACTATATGCAGAGCGTGGAGCTGATGAGCCTCTCGGCTGCCATCAGCCACTTCCTCAACTGCTTCCTCTCAGCCTGCGTGACGCCGCACACGCCCCAAGGACTCGACGAG ctCCAGAGCAAAAACGCCAAGAAACGCAACAAGCGCAAGGGCAGGGCCAACCCCCTCTCCAGCCCTGACAATCTAGAGTGGACTACCATGACTCCCAGGTCCGTCTGGAATCAGCTCAAAACCGAGATGAAACAATATTATGACTGGGACATGCCTTGCGATTCGGTTGAACAGGCTGTCGAGCGGTTTACTCTGCAGAAGATTTCCCTTTTGAG GTCTTTCTGCATGAAAACGGGCATCCAAATCCTTCTACGCGAATATTCTTTCGACACCAAGAACAGACTGACTTTCTATGAAGAGGACATTGTTAATGTGTTCCCTGTGGTGAAGCACATCAACCCAAGG GCTAGTGACGCTTACAACTTCTACACGACGGGCCAGACCAAAATCCAGCAGGGCTACCTCAAGGAGGGCTACGAACTGATCAGCGAGGCGCTCAACCTGCTCAACAACGTGTACGGCGCTATGCACCCCGAAATTGCGCAGTGCCTCCGCATGCTGGCCAGACTCAACTACATCATGGGCGACCACGCCGAGGCCATGAGCTACCAGCAGAAGGCGGTCCTCATGTCCGAGCGGGTCAACGGCATCGACCACCCCTACACCATCACAGAATAC ATTCATCTTGCACTGTACTGCTTCGCAAACACACAAGTGAGCATTTCCCTGAAGTTGCTCTACCGAGCGAGGTACTTAACCCTCCTTGTGTGCGGAGAAAACCACCCTGAGATGGCCCTCCTGGAC agCAACATCAGTTTGATCCTGCACGCATTGGGAGAGTATGAGCTGTCGCTGCGCTTCCTCGAAAAAGCGCTCGAGCTGAACATCAAGTACAACGGACCCCGCTCCCTGAAGGTGGCTGTCACCTACCACCTCGTGGCACGCACGCAGAGCTGCATGGGTGACTTTAGGTCGGCCCTGCAGAATGAAAAGGAGACGTACGCCATTTACAAACACCTG cTGGGTGATGAGCATGAGAAGACAAGGGAGTCATCAGAGTGTCTGCGCCATCTGACGCAGCAGGCGGTCGTTctgcaaaagaaaatgaatgacATCTGCACAGGAAAGGCTGGCGCCACTCTGCCACCCATCCAAATCCAGACACCCTCCATGGGCAGCGTCCTCGACATGCTCAACGTCATCAACGGAATCCTCTTCGTGCAAATCAG CCAACAAGACATCGAAAACTTCAAGGCTGAGGTTGAGAAGCGGCAGCTGAAGGAGTCCACGCCGGAGAGCAAGGACGGCGTCACGAAGAGCGGCAATGTGGTAGTGAAAGAACTGGAGGAAGGCTTTGCCGACTCGCCCATGTCCGTGTCGCCAATCGAGTCGAGCTGA